DNA sequence from the Pogona vitticeps strain Pit_001003342236 chromosome 11, PviZW2.1, whole genome shotgun sequence genome:
agcttttatcttgtattttaattatacaaactgctttgggtccttttaagaagaaaggcgggataacaaaatattttaaattaataaataaacacctTGCCTTCAGGTGAAGAATGTTGTGCTGTTGCCCTGCTCAGTGTAACTTAGTTTAAAATGCGACAGATGAGCCCGGCTGCTGTGTTGGGGACCTTCCTGCAGGGCCCTTTTACCTGGAAGACATGTTCAAGTGCAAGAAAACGCCAGAGGCCGGGGCGTTCAGTGTGTGCAGCGAAGTTCCAGGAAGCATCTCCCCTCTCTACTCCCAGGTTGTCTGGAAACTGGGGGAGGGACTAGGGTTGAAGCCACTGTAGCAGCAACAGCCAGCCTTTAAACTCTGGAAGGCTAGAGAGCTGAACGGGGGCAGATTGTGCTGGCTGGTTGGCTTCCAAGGAAGACAGGATACAAACCTGGTAGCACACCATCTCCTGTGCTTTGCATcccgccccacccacccacccaccgaccccaAAAAATAAGTCGGAATTTCTTCCAAACGAGGTAATCTGCTATTGGAAAAGTTTTTGTCTGGGAAGAACTTGAGAGTCTCCACTGTTGTTCTGCTCCAGTAAAAGAAGAACCATCATGGGAAGTATTAGTTTTGGGGTGATCCTTGCTATTCTGGCCTCAGTCATCATGGCTATCAATGCTTTTGTGATTACTACCCTGGTTCGGCCGATCTGGAAGACTGGATATTTGgggctgtgttttgttttaaatcttgccGTCGCTGATGCCTTGGTTGGCTTTAGCATAACAGGTCTTGTCACTGAAGAGCTGTATGGTCCCGAGCACAAGACCCCCCAAAAGTACTGCCTCATACGCATGGCCTGTATTACTTGCCCCTCGGCTGCCTCCATCTTCACGGTCATCCTGATCTCCTTTGACAGATACCTGGCCATTGAGCATCCTTTCCAATACCTGAAAATTATGTGCGCTCCAGTCGTTGGGGCTTGTGTTGGAGGGCTCTGGCTTTTGGCCAGCTTGATCGGCTTCCTCCCTGTGATTGTTCGCCGCTTCCAGCAGAAGGATTATCAAGGGCAGTGCACCTTCTTTGCAGTCTTCCAGCCCACGTACATGCTCACAGTCTTCTGTGTTGGATTCTTCCCAGCTTGCTTTGTGTTCATCTACTTTCACTGCCATCTGCTGAAGGTGGCCTCTCTGCACGCTCAGCAGATCAGAGAGCAAGGGCCCCCTGGGTCAGCAGCAACCTGCCTACCTCCTCCAATCTCCAGTGCCACAAAGGCTGTGCGCACCGTGGCCATTCTTGTGGGGTGTTTTGTAATATCCTGGTCTCCCTTCTTTATTGGGAGCCTCATACAGATCGTATGTCAGGACTGCCCCCTGCATTACGTTCTTGAGCGTTACCTCTGGGTGCTAGGCATGTGCAACTCTTTGGTGAATCCTTTGGTTTATGCCTTCTGGCAGAAGGAGGTGCGTCTACAGATCCATCAGATGTGCTTGTGCATGAAGATGAAAGTCTTCCCCCTGTTCTGTGTTGACAACCACCCTCATGCTCCCAGCAGAACTGTGGTCTTGGTGCATGCAATCTCACTGGCCCAACCTGTGGAGTGACACGGTAAGAGCAGTGCAAGCGAAAGAACATTGTTTTATACTTGCAGTCCTTAACATGGGCCAAAAAGAAGCGGCACTATCTCAGAGCAGCAAAATAGgactctctcctcttcctccaaaggcAAGAAGGAAACTTAAAGCGTCCCTGTGGATCAGCCTTTCCTGAACCACCACCTCCCTTCTATGTCAGACTACAAATCCTGTATGCCATTAAGTATGTTCCTAGAGACAATCAAAGCCGCCATCCAGTGCATCTGGATGACACCAGTTTAGAAAAAGCTGTTTTAGGTGCTGTTGACGGTAAAGCAGCTTCAGCCGGCAGTGTGTAACAGGTTTTGTGCCAAAATTCCTCCTTGTTCTTCTATCCCATCCACTCTTTTTCTCCTGTCTCCCCATGTGGGAGGactgaaagaatttttaaaaagtatgtcttCTTGTTGTTCACGTTCTACCAGAGCCTGGATGTCCTCACAGGTATAACAGCTTGGGATGTGGGAATGTTAAATAATTATGTTGTGCCAGTCCCTGGCGTTCTTCAGCCAAAATTTTATTCTTCTgagaatatttctttttgcacatATTTTTCCTTCAATGATCAACCGTAATAATCCGTACTTTTCATTTCTAATTCCACTATGATGTATTTCAGCTTTCTACATTTATGATTCTAAATCATAAATAATTTTGAATCATTCATTAGCTTTATTACTTGTTTGTAAGTGACTCATGATTTGGAAAATTCTTAGCATCCCAGTAATAAACTGGCATTTCAAGTGCTTCTTTTTCAGTGTCCATAATCCACAACAAAACTAAGAATACATTGTGCCATAAATGCACATGCTCAGTACCtatctttatttaatttttaattttttttgcatgtgACAGTCTTCATTATGAGGGTGCTACTCCTGGCTATTATTCTCACTTTTGTTGTATGGCTATGATCCAGTTGTTCTTCCAATCAAAGGTACTGTACTTATGTTCGTCAACACACTTCGCATTTCCTTTTGGATCTTTAACTCTATTTCCTAGGCTGCTTGCTTTTTTGTGCCACAAGCTTgacttttttaaatgttcatttttaCACCATGTTGATTACCTATTTCATTGACTTCATGGAACAACCTGGACCAACCATCCATATTGTCAGCTAGTAATACTATTGatctgtcatctgcatattgtatTGAATGTTGTTGATAGCCTCTCTATTGCCAGTGAAATTGCCATTTTGAATACTCAGATGCTCCTCTAAAGCTGGCCTCAGTGTGCAGATTGAAAAGTCTAAGTCAATAAAGAAAACATAAATATCCATGTTTGCTGTCACAGCATTTATCCCCAAGTATTTCTGGGCACAATAGCACTTCTTAGACTCTGATTACCTCTCTGAATCTCAACTGTGTCTCTCCCACTCATTCTTCATACATCTTATAGATACTGTAACAtacaaaactgctggatagctcagtagtttaggtactGTATCTGATTGGGAATCAGATTTTCCCACTGCAACTCCTTGACAAGGGCCAGACTTGATGTCCATAGTGTCCGTTACAGCTCTAAGATTGCTATTACTAAAGATTGCTAAACtgccatcgctaagcgaggcaaggtcccgatcatcgctatgcgaaatttccccatagggaacatcactaaacagagcgcaaaatcgctccaaaaacttcatcgctaagcgaatacatcgttaaacaaggcaatcgctaagcgaggcaccactgtacatattatcTTTAATACAACCTTAGGCATGTGGCATATTAAGCTTATTGTTCTGTAATTACTACGTATATgttttgacatttttcttttataGCATATAAATAGCTAGAAAGCTGGTTCTGGCTTTGGGAATATTGGTACAAGTATTTGGGGATGAAGTTTGCTTGTGACCAGAGCAGAAGAGCATTTACCAAATTTGGGGTGGGCCACCCATCTGAGGGTCTTGAAGGGTGATGGTGGGCCTTTGACCTACTTGAGGCATAAATCAACACACTCCCGGAGTCTCTTAAATGCTGcagttctccccccccaaaaaaaaatatggGCCTGATGGGTGAGCTGAGGAGCTCTCTCAGACCCCTGAAACAAACGTGCTCTTAAGGTGGCAAAATATGATTGGCATGTTCTTCAAGGAAGCAGCTGGTCAGATCACTCCATTAATCAGATTAAGAACATTAATTACAATATTAGATACTTAGGAACATCAGATACTTAGCTTGTAGTAGGATTATGTCTGTTtctgtgtgtatacatatgtgtGAATTCTTTTTGGCATCTGTAAATTGCATCTATATAGCCTTTCTTAGTACGATCATAAAAAAAGACATGATAATGTCTGTGACATTTCCAGTTAATTGCAATACTTTATCTCCCAGCATCTGCTACTCTAGAtgcccacctttttttttttgcagaatagtAGGGCTTGTCCTGGCTCTGTGTTTACAACAGAATACTCACTGATATCTAGAGTGGATTCCTGATGCATCCACATCCTTATTAATGCACGTGTTGTGTAGGAGGAGAAAGAGCAGCCTATGAGGATAAAACTGGGCTCTCAAGGTGGTGCCTACCAAGCGAGCAGACAGAAAGCGGAAATACAGCTTTGCTCATGATCAATGAAGTGTGAGGCTGTTCGTATGAGGAAGGAAGCCAAACAAATCAACCACCTTGCTTTGACGCAAGTGTGGACTACATGAGATAAGAGGTCATAGAAAGACCTGTGCTCACTTCCAAATAATCTCCCACATCCTGTCTGCAGTGTATTAAATATAAAAAGTTAACTATGAAAAGTGATAGCTAAACATCCGCATAACCACCGTCCTGTATATGTGCTTGTGTGCTGTGCTATCaattcagaaccaacttacagtgatcctaacagggcttttaaagtgagagatatttaaggagtgtttttaccggttccactcccccagtgagtttccacggccaggtcggaattcaaaccctggtctccagaataTCCACTGCACCATGCTGGGAATCCATATAAAGCATCTTACATTTTCTAAGCACTGTATAGGGACTGAAAGCTAAGACAGCTGCCAGCCATGGGCATGtagaagaaaagaagaccaaagcaACTGTGAGAAGAACAGATTCTtttcaggctgagagagagaggtctCAGTTATAGTAGACGTTCTTTCCGGAAGGGGAAAACAATTCTAGTTACACCCTTTAAACTAAAGCTTCTAACAAATGTGCTTCTGATGTTGGTTGACCTGTGCGACAGAACCCTAGCCAATATTTCATATTAGCAGGAGAAACAAGGCGATCGACTGGGGGAATGCAGGAGGCCAGCCTATCCTGGAAAGCCCGAAGGAGGGTGGGCTAGAAGAGCTGGACAGGAGAAGTAACCGCGGAAGGAAGTTGAGTATTTTGGCAGTTGGGCTGTAAATTCAAGAGAAGCTTATACTGAATTCTGTTTTCCTTACCAGTAATAAAGAACACATCACATTTCCCCCTCTCATTCTTTAACCTCTTGGTCTAGTATATGTTTACGACTGGAGTCAAGCCCATAAAAGGAAGGTTATTTTAGAAGTGGCAAGCCTGGGTAGAGGCTGGTCACAACATGAACGACACCTAAGATCCAGGCAAGTTTCTATGGGTTGCTTCCAAAAGGACACACGGAAAGTCACGCTCCTATCCTGCAGCCTGAATTCCCTTATGCTCTTCCTTTCTACTGGCTAGAACCTCCGTATCGTACAATTCTAGTGGTTC
Encoded proteins:
- the GPR119 gene encoding glucose-dependent insulinotropic receptor codes for the protein MGSISFGVILAILASVIMAINAFVITTLVRPIWKTGYLGLCFVLNLAVADALVGFSITGLVTEELYGPEHKTPQKYCLIRMACITCPSAASIFTVILISFDRYLAIEHPFQYLKIMCAPVVGACVGGLWLLASLIGFLPVIVRRFQQKDYQGQCTFFAVFQPTYMLTVFCVGFFPACFVFIYFHCHLLKVASLHAQQIREQGPPGSAATCLPPPISSATKAVRTVAILVGCFVISWSPFFIGSLIQIVCQDCPLHYVLERYLWVLGMCNSLVNPLVYAFWQKEVRLQIHQMCLCMKMKVFPLFCVDNHPHAPSRTVVLVHAISLAQPVE